The following proteins come from a genomic window of Herpetosiphonaceae bacterium:
- a CDS encoding DUF433 domain-containing protein, with protein MTALLDRITIEPHVCHGKPTIRGLRYPVETILELLSAGMTTDEILADYEDLEREDILAALAFAARLANVKRMDLLAA; from the coding sequence ATGACGGCATTACTTGATCGTATTACCATTGAGCCGCACGTCTGCCACGGCAAACCCACGATTCGCGGGCTACGCTATCCGGTCGAAACCATTTTGGAACTCCTCAGCGCAGGGATGACCACGGATGAGATTCTGGCAGACTACGAGGATTTAGAGCGCGAGGATATTTTAGCAGCACTTGCCTTTGCCGCGCGTCTCGCAAATGTCAAGCGTATGGACTTGTTGGCAGCATGA
- a CDS encoding peptide ABC transporter substrate-binding protein — MIVRLSIIALTFVFLLGCSLQSAPPQPATGSTNPTPAASPTSAIASAAPAEPEAPSAWTIGLLESPNNLLPFSVDGRAAAPIVEAMFPAPVLGMGYAYTTTGILETLPTLANGGVEVTTASGFLDTTGQFTVTETSQPTTTQQLVVTYRWNPKLRWADGTPLTAADSVFSYELFGEVQASQEAQVARSIIERYEQVDEHTTRAVLKPGRIDPNYLATAWPPLPRHRLQDRPARDALDEFAQQPLGYGPFTFLERQPGDQLVLERNEYWPDHAKLPEQLVFRFFGSADELRNAVAGGTVDVATLERIPQELYPYLDQDQQSGAASVTFLPGPVYEHLDLNLADERLHDPRVRQALAYAINRQGMIDAFFGSKVKPLSSWILPDQQVFYAGDEQLMRYPYDPGKASALLDEAGLTDKDGDGIRELAQGQPLTLTLLTTDTPQRVGMAERIAADLKAVGVQIVTELQPIDQFYSGTGPLYRRNFQLALFAWIAGVDPGGLPLWSCNAVPLQENGFTGNNFSGWCFEAAEWPLRRANSTLDERARAQDYLKHQQLWTQEVPVIPLFQRPIAVIAHPRMQGVQPDPLAPVTWNVDQWTSTR, encoded by the coding sequence TTGATTGTTCGCCTGAGCATCATCGCGCTGACATTCGTTTTCTTGCTCGGTTGTTCGTTGCAGAGCGCCCCGCCACAGCCTGCGACGGGTAGCACGAATCCGACACCCGCTGCCAGCCCCACGAGCGCTATCGCCTCTGCGGCACCCGCTGAACCTGAGGCTCCTAGCGCATGGACGATCGGGCTGCTGGAATCGCCCAATAACCTGCTGCCCTTCTCGGTCGACGGTCGCGCCGCCGCGCCGATCGTCGAGGCGATGTTTCCCGCGCCCGTCCTGGGCATGGGCTATGCCTACACCACTACCGGTATCCTCGAAACGCTGCCGACGCTGGCAAACGGCGGCGTCGAGGTGACGACGGCGAGCGGCTTTCTGGATACGACGGGACAGTTCACTGTCACCGAGACGAGCCAGCCGACGACTACGCAGCAGCTTGTCGTGACCTATCGCTGGAATCCCAAGCTCCGCTGGGCCGATGGCACGCCGCTGACCGCCGCCGACTCGGTCTTCTCCTATGAGCTGTTCGGCGAGGTCCAGGCATCGCAGGAGGCGCAGGTCGCGCGCTCGATCATCGAGCGCTACGAGCAGGTCGACGAGCATACGACGCGCGCGGTGCTGAAGCCTGGCCGTATCGATCCCAACTATCTCGCGACCGCGTGGCCGCCGCTGCCGCGCCATCGGCTTCAGGATCGCCCGGCGAGAGATGCCCTGGACGAGTTTGCGCAGCAGCCGCTGGGCTACGGCCCGTTTACGTTTCTTGAGCGGCAGCCGGGCGATCAACTGGTGCTGGAGCGCAACGAGTACTGGCCCGATCACGCAAAGCTGCCGGAGCAGCTCGTCTTTCGCTTTTTCGGCTCCGCCGACGAGCTACGCAATGCCGTGGCGGGCGGCACGGTCGATGTGGCGACGCTGGAGCGTATTCCGCAGGAGTTGTATCCCTATCTCGATCAGGATCAGCAGAGCGGCGCGGCGAGCGTGACGTTTCTGCCCGGCCCGGTCTATGAGCATCTCGATCTGAATCTGGCCGACGAGCGGCTGCACGATCCGCGTGTCCGGCAGGCGCTAGCGTATGCGATCAATCGCCAGGGCATGATCGATGCGTTCTTTGGCTCGAAGGTCAAGCCGCTGTCGAGCTGGATCTTGCCCGATCAGCAGGTATTCTACGCTGGCGACGAGCAGCTTATGCGCTATCCCTACGATCCGGGGAAGGCAAGCGCGCTGCTGGACGAGGCGGGCCTGACCGACAAGGACGGCGATGGCATCCGCGAGTTGGCGCAGGGCCAGCCGCTCACGCTCACGCTGCTGACCACCGACACGCCGCAGCGGGTTGGGATGGCCGAGCGCATTGCCGCCGATCTCAAGGCGGTCGGCGTGCAGATCGTGACGGAGCTCCAGCCGATCGACCAGTTTTACAGCGGGACCGGCCCGCTGTACCGGCGCAACTTCCAGCTGGCGCTCTTTGCCTGGATCGCGGGCGTTGATCCGGGCGGCCTGCCGCTGTGGAGCTGTAACGCGGTTCCGCTACAGGAGAACGGCTTTACCGGCAATAATTTCAGTGGGTGGTGCTTCGAGGCGGCGGAGTGGCCGCTGCGGCGGGCAAACTCGACGCTGGACGAGCGCGCTCGCGCCCAGGATTATCTCAAGCACCAGCAGTTGTGGACGCAAGAGGTGCCGGTGATTCCGCTCTTTCAGCGACCGATCGCGGTGATCGCTCATCCGCGTATGCAGGGCGTGCAGCCCGATCCGCTCGCGCCCGTGACGTGGAATGTCGATCAGTGGACGAGCACGCGGTAG
- a CDS encoding dipeptide ABC transporter ATP-binding protein gives MTQTYPTSNATASQPSSATRAKDDLLVVQDLKKYFPVKGGILRRTIAQVQAVDGVSFTIKRGETLGLVGESGCGKSTTGRTILRLLPATAGNVVFEGKDVLNASGREMKALRRDMQIVFQDPYASLDPRIIIGESIAEGLKIHGIGNRNEQLDRVRDVMLRVGLRPELTRRFPHEFSGGQRQRIGIARALIMEPKLIVCDEPVSALDVSIQSQVLNLLKQLQRELGLTYLFIAHNLSVVEHISDRVGVMYLGKMAELATREELFRNPMHPYTKALMSAIPIPDPTVRRERIILQGDVPSPLKPPSGCRFHPRCWLAKEICKEVDPPFEEKVPAHWVACHFAGEF, from the coding sequence CGACGCGCGCCAAGGACGATCTGCTGGTTGTTCAGGATCTCAAAAAGTATTTTCCGGTCAAAGGCGGCATCTTGCGCCGGACGATCGCCCAGGTGCAGGCGGTCGACGGCGTGAGCTTCACGATCAAGCGCGGTGAGACGCTCGGCCTGGTGGGCGAGTCCGGCTGTGGTAAGAGCACGACGGGCCGGACCATTCTGCGGCTGCTGCCCGCCACCGCAGGGAACGTGGTGTTCGAGGGCAAGGACGTGCTCAATGCCAGCGGTCGCGAGATGAAGGCGCTGCGCCGCGACATGCAGATCGTCTTTCAGGACCCGTACGCCTCGCTCGATCCGCGTATCATCATCGGCGAGAGCATCGCGGAGGGGCTGAAAATTCACGGCATCGGCAATCGCAACGAGCAGCTCGATCGGGTGCGCGACGTGATGCTGCGCGTGGGGCTGCGGCCTGAGCTGACGCGGCGCTTCCCGCACGAGTTTTCGGGCGGCCAGCGGCAGCGCATCGGCATTGCTCGCGCGCTGATCATGGAGCCCAAGCTGATCGTCTGCGACGAGCCGGTATCTGCCCTCGACGTGTCGATCCAGTCGCAGGTGTTGAACCTGCTCAAGCAGCTTCAGCGCGAGCTTGGCCTGACCTATCTGTTCATCGCGCATAACCTGAGCGTGGTCGAGCATATCAGCGATCGGGTCGGCGTGATGTATCTCGGCAAGATGGCCGAGCTGGCGACACGCGAGGAGCTCTTCCGTAACCCGATGCATCCGTACACCAAGGCGCTGATGTCGGCGATTCCGATCCCCGATCCCACGGTGCGGCGCGAGCGTATTATTTTGCAGGGCGACGTGCCCAGCCCGCTCAAGCCTCCCTCAGGCTGCCGCTTCCACCCGCGCTGCTGGCTTGCCAAGGAGATCTGTAAAGAGGTCGATCCGCCCTTTGAAGAAAAAGTACCCGCTCACTGGGTCGCGTGTCACTTCGCGGGCGAGTTCTAG